Proteins encoded by one window of Cystobacter ferrugineus:
- a CDS encoding kelch repeat-containing protein — protein sequence MLLPRDVWSRVLVFVGSALLLSCAKEAPAPANDDAVASITAPLAVAPGWSATASMADARAQHAAVLLGSGKLLIINGVSDSGSIASAELYDPATDTWTSAGDPGIQGNITQALLLPSGKVLVLTASSRTGRIHDPATGTWTDTGALSNDRALPSVTLLESGQVLVAGGSDRAGVQLTSADLYDPVTNRFTPTGDMTLGRGAHSATRLKDGRVLAVSGFNQGSGVPSVVPGADLYDPVTGTWSAAAPPLVARYFFTSTLLPNGRVLITGGMDASGAGLSAAELYDPVSNTWTATGSMAFEHLRHTATLLPDGKVLVTGAVIGQDPFSEIYDPATGQWSPGGTMVDGRAGHTATLLPSGKVLAVGGYDATGSATFASTELYDPGVNGWTPAGALGGAREDPLVALLPSGRVLVVGGREGGGAPLASAQLYDRTGNAWTPAPALSIPRERATATLLHSGSVLVVGGLSGGGSVGSTERYDAATNAWSPTAPLANARHFHTATRLTDGRVLVVGGQRDTTVLGTAELYDPTADAWTPAASLATARSAHAATLLPDGRVLVAGGRNGAGAALASAEVYDPASNTWAPAAGLAQGREGLTLTPLPSGQFLAVGGLSGAVGLTSTELYDADTNTWIAGPALSQAHGYHTATLAPSGKVLVAGGLSARGTPSTSADVYDPALHDWTTVSAPSTRGGLVAVALPSGEVLLAGGSAATEAELFEDTGAPPAWRPVVSQPEVLFGSCPSTLQGQLFRGISGASGGNSSDSPSDFPLVRLRGAEGGRLWTLPATDMSATSATVTVPADVPQGTYALSVFANAIPGGRMVTVLPNTAPTAQPQTVSTIRGTPVAVTLVGSDPDVGQTLSWILVTPPSHGTLSGTPPSLTYTPEPGYEGPDSFSFQVRDCGQDSNVATVDIDVTNPPPTITCPADTVSEAVGPDGAPGNWPPATATDEGADPTITYSPPRESTFPLGSTTTVTATATDESGGTASCTFQFTVQDTTPPSVTCPEDIQVRSDDASGTPVTFTLPEATDAVSSPTTVTSSPASGSVFRHGATRVTVTATDAAGNSAQCSFQITVQATVVSIAGGGCQSTGSGTASALALLLGLAWWSGPRRRRSARTQARSRALVALLAAFLAPAVQAQSAGPITAMDLERLRFNPAATDSLLVDTGHVLPEGSYRLMLMAGYERGILLLRGSDGVDRSIIDYRVAGWLAGAWSPVERLELSARLPIIIAQGGSGAESLVGVTAPTSFGLGTPELGARYALLRREDGAPVFLGLGLDIGLPGGTASAFGRQNGWAGFQFAPRVAVGREVGPLSLGASAGVRIRSMEVEPGRNFGSELEQGLVVATRGEGLRAEIALEAAESLVAPDVALELLGGLRLPVGHGFEAFALAGHGFTDIPGTPSFRVAAGIAWAPPHAPPAREDACKEGRSHTPEQCPELDDDGDSVANAQDRCPLEAGAVDNGGCPDGDSDGDGVVDRQDRCASEPGLPRYQGCPAPDADGDGIPDDEDACPQEAGVGTNRGCPVQQEKPTEAPPAEPPPEQAPPPEQAALPTDHHVLFPVGESSLQEEEKRQLDAIADYLKAHPELSVRVEGHTDSTGPEELNRTLSQQRADMVREYLIQRGIEGSRMVAKGYGSSRPVTGNSTPEEQRANRRVEFVTESAGEAPRR from the coding sequence ATGCTGTTACCTCGCGATGTCTGGAGCAGGGTGCTGGTGTTCGTGGGGAGTGCGCTTCTGTTGTCCTGCGCGAAGGAAGCCCCGGCGCCCGCCAACGATGATGCCGTGGCCTCCATCACCGCGCCCCTGGCCGTGGCCCCCGGCTGGTCCGCCACCGCGTCCATGGCCGATGCGCGCGCGCAGCATGCCGCCGTCCTGCTCGGCTCCGGCAAGCTCCTGATCATCAATGGCGTCAGCGATTCGGGCTCCATCGCCAGCGCGGAGCTCTACGACCCGGCCACCGATACGTGGACCTCCGCGGGGGATCCCGGCATCCAGGGCAACATCACGCAGGCGCTGCTGCTCCCCAGTGGCAAGGTGCTCGTGCTGACGGCATCCTCCCGGACGGGGCGCATCCATGACCCCGCCACGGGCACGTGGACGGACACGGGTGCCCTGTCGAATGACCGCGCGCTGCCCAGCGTCACCCTCCTGGAGTCGGGGCAGGTGCTGGTCGCCGGTGGATCGGATCGCGCGGGAGTCCAGCTCACCTCCGCCGATCTGTACGATCCCGTCACCAACAGGTTCACTCCCACTGGAGACATGACGCTGGGCCGGGGTGCGCACTCCGCCACGCGACTCAAGGACGGCAGAGTGCTCGCCGTGAGTGGCTTCAACCAGGGCAGTGGGGTCCCCAGCGTGGTCCCCGGCGCGGACCTCTATGATCCCGTGACCGGCACCTGGTCCGCCGCCGCGCCGCCCCTCGTGGCGCGGTACTTCTTCACCAGCACGTTGCTGCCCAATGGCCGAGTGCTGATCACCGGTGGCATGGACGCCAGCGGAGCCGGCCTGTCCGCCGCGGAGCTGTACGATCCGGTGAGCAACACGTGGACCGCCACGGGCAGCATGGCCTTCGAGCACTTGCGCCATACGGCCACGCTGCTGCCCGATGGCAAGGTGCTGGTGACCGGCGCCGTCATCGGCCAGGATCCGTTCTCGGAGATCTACGATCCCGCCACCGGCCAGTGGTCCCCCGGAGGCACCATGGTGGACGGGCGGGCGGGCCACACCGCGACGCTGCTGCCGTCCGGCAAGGTGCTGGCCGTGGGCGGCTACGACGCGACGGGCTCTGCCACCTTCGCGAGCACGGAGCTGTATGACCCGGGCGTCAACGGGTGGACCCCGGCCGGCGCGCTGGGGGGCGCCCGGGAGGATCCGCTGGTGGCCCTGCTGCCCTCCGGCCGCGTCCTCGTCGTGGGAGGCCGCGAAGGCGGCGGCGCACCGTTGGCCTCGGCGCAACTCTATGACCGGACGGGCAACGCCTGGACGCCCGCTCCAGCCCTCTCCATTCCGCGTGAGCGCGCCACGGCGACACTGCTGCACTCGGGCTCGGTGCTCGTCGTCGGCGGCCTGAGCGGGGGCGGCTCGGTGGGCTCGACCGAGCGCTACGATGCGGCCACCAATGCCTGGAGCCCGACCGCGCCGCTCGCCAATGCCAGGCACTTCCACACCGCCACGCGCCTCACGGACGGCCGGGTGCTCGTCGTGGGCGGGCAACGCGACACCACGGTGCTCGGGACGGCGGAGCTGTATGACCCCACCGCCGACGCGTGGACCCCGGCGGCCTCCCTGGCCACGGCCCGGTCCGCGCATGCCGCCACGCTGCTTCCCGATGGCCGGGTGCTCGTCGCCGGGGGACGTAACGGCGCGGGCGCGGCGCTCGCCTCGGCGGAGGTGTACGACCCGGCCAGCAATACCTGGGCCCCCGCCGCGGGGCTGGCACAGGGCCGTGAAGGCCTCACGCTGACGCCGCTGCCCTCCGGCCAGTTCCTGGCGGTGGGAGGGCTTTCGGGCGCCGTGGGCCTCACGTCCACGGAGCTGTATGACGCCGACACCAACACGTGGATCGCCGGGCCCGCGCTCTCCCAGGCGCACGGGTACCACACCGCGACGCTCGCACCTTCGGGCAAGGTCCTGGTCGCGGGCGGCCTGAGCGCGCGGGGTACACCCTCCACCTCGGCGGACGTCTATGACCCCGCCCTTCATGACTGGACCACCGTCAGTGCTCCGTCCACACGCGGAGGGCTCGTCGCGGTCGCCCTGCCCTCGGGCGAGGTGCTCCTCGCGGGCGGCTCGGCCGCGACAGAGGCCGAGCTGTTCGAGGACACCGGCGCACCACCCGCCTGGCGCCCGGTGGTGAGTCAGCCGGAAGTCCTCTTCGGCTCGTGCCCGAGCACCCTCCAAGGCCAGCTCTTCCGGGGCATCTCGGGTGCGAGCGGCGGCAACTCCAGTGATTCCCCGTCGGACTTCCCCCTGGTGCGCCTGCGAGGCGCCGAGGGAGGACGACTCTGGACGCTTCCCGCGACGGACATGTCCGCCACGAGCGCGACGGTGACCGTCCCGGCCGACGTCCCCCAGGGAACGTATGCCCTGTCCGTCTTCGCCAATGCCATTCCGGGTGGGCGCATGGTGACGGTGCTCCCCAATACCGCGCCCACGGCGCAGCCGCAGACGGTCTCCACGATCCGCGGCACGCCCGTGGCCGTCACCCTCGTCGGGTCCGACCCGGATGTGGGGCAGACGTTGAGCTGGATCCTCGTCACGCCCCCGAGCCACGGGACGCTGAGCGGCACGCCGCCGTCCCTCACCTACACGCCCGAACCGGGCTACGAGGGCCCCGACAGCTTCTCCTTCCAGGTCCGGGATTGCGGCCAGGACAGCAACGTCGCCACCGTGGACATCGACGTCACGAATCCGCCTCCCACCATCACCTGCCCCGCGGACACCGTGAGCGAAGCGGTGGGCCCCGACGGAGCCCCGGGGAACTGGCCGCCCGCCACGGCCACCGACGAGGGAGCCGACCCCACCATCACCTATTCGCCGCCCAGGGAGAGCACCTTCCCCCTCGGGAGCACGACGACCGTCACCGCCACGGCGACGGACGAGTCGGGCGGCACGGCGTCGTGCACGTTCCAGTTCACCGTCCAGGACACGACGCCCCCGTCCGTGACGTGCCCGGAGGACATCCAGGTGCGCTCGGATGATGCCTCGGGCACGCCCGTGACGTTCACGCTTCCCGAGGCCACGGACGCCGTCTCCTCTCCGACGACGGTGACCTCCTCGCCGGCCTCGGGCAGTGTCTTCAGACATGGCGCCACACGCGTCACCGTCACCGCCACGGACGCGGCCGGCAACTCCGCGCAGTGCTCCTTCCAGATCACGGTCCAAGCGACGGTGGTGTCCATTGCCGGAGGCGGCTGCCAGAGCACGGGCAGTGGGACGGCCTCGGCGCTGGCGCTCCTGCTGGGGCTGGCCTGGTGGAGCGGGCCGCGCCGTCGCCGCTCCGCGCGTACGCAGGCTCGGAGCCGGGCGCTGGTCGCGCTCCTGGCCGCCTTCCTTGCCCCCGCCGTCCAGGCCCAGAGCGCCGGGCCCATCACCGCGATGGACCTGGAGCGCCTGCGCTTCAATCCCGCGGCGACGGACTCGCTGCTGGTGGACACCGGCCACGTGCTCCCCGAGGGGAGCTATCGACTGATGCTCATGGCTGGCTACGAGCGCGGCATCCTGCTGCTCAGGGGCAGTGATGGCGTGGATCGCTCCATCATCGACTATCGCGTCGCGGGCTGGCTCGCGGGGGCCTGGTCTCCCGTCGAGCGCCTGGAGCTGTCCGCGCGGCTGCCCATCATCATCGCCCAGGGAGGGTCGGGCGCGGAGTCGCTGGTCGGAGTGACGGCGCCGACATCCTTCGGTCTGGGAACGCCGGAGCTGGGTGCGCGCTATGCGCTGCTTCGCCGTGAGGACGGGGCGCCGGTGTTTCTCGGCCTGGGACTGGACATCGGACTGCCCGGCGGAACGGCGAGTGCGTTCGGCCGTCAGAATGGCTGGGCGGGGTTCCAGTTCGCGCCCCGGGTGGCCGTGGGTCGCGAGGTGGGTCCGCTGTCGCTGGGCGCCAGCGCGGGCGTGAGGATTCGCTCCATGGAGGTCGAGCCCGGCCGGAACTTCGGAAGCGAGCTCGAGCAGGGGCTCGTGGTGGCCACGCGCGGCGAAGGCCTGCGCGCGGAGATCGCGCTGGAGGCGGCCGAGTCGCTCGTGGCGCCGGACGTGGCGCTGGAGCTGCTCGGTGGCTTGCGGCTGCCGGTGGGCCATGGCTTCGAGGCGTTCGCGCTGGCGGGGCATGGCTTCACGGACATTCCGGGCACGCCCTCGTTCCGCGTGGCCGCGGGCATCGCCTGGGCTCCCCCCCACGCGCCGCCTGCCCGTGAAGACGCATGCAAGGAAGGCCGCTCCCACACGCCAGAGCAGTGCCCGGAGCTGGACGACGATGGTGACTCGGTGGCCAACGCGCAGGACCGCTGCCCGCTCGAGGCCGGCGCGGTGGACAACGGCGGCTGCCCGGATGGCGACTCGGACGGGGACGGCGTCGTGGACCGCCAGGACCGGTGCGCCTCCGAGCCGGGACTCCCGCGCTACCAGGGCTGCCCCGCCCCCGACGCGGACGGAGATGGCATCCCGGACGACGAGGATGCCTGCCCTCAAGAGGCCGGTGTCGGGACGAATCGCGGCTGCCCGGTCCAGCAGGAGAAGCCCACCGAGGCGCCCCCCGCCGAACCCCCGCCCGAGCAGGCGCCCCCGCCCGAGCAGGCCGCACTGCCGACGGACCACCATGTCCTCTTCCCGGTGGGAGAGTCGTCCCTCCAGGAGGAAGAGAAGCGGCAACTGGATGCCATCGCGGACTACCTGAAGGCCCACCCGGAGCTCTCGGTTCGCGTCGAGGGGCACACGGACAGCACCGGTCCCGAGGAGCTCAATCGCACGCTGAGCCAGCAGCGCGCGGACATGGTGCGCGAGTACCTCATCCAGCGTGGCATCGAGGGCTCCCGCATGGTCGCCAAGGGGTACGGCTCCAGCCGCCCCGTGACGGGGAACAGCACACCCGAGGAGCAGCGCGCGAACCGCCGCGTCGAGTTCGTCACGGAGTCCGCTGGCGAGGCGCCCAGGCGCTGA
- a CDS encoding dienelactone hydrolase family protein: MKRVLGMLAGLLALTAAAKPVRKPVVYELEGTKFEGVLVYDDSVKTPRPGLVLVPNWLGVNEPNVKQAVTVAGKQYIVLVTDLYGQAVRPKNPDEAGKVSGVLKRDRHLMRARANKALDVLRAEGKAVGLDAKKLGAVGFCLGGTAVLEMARSGAPVAGVVSFHGGLDAPLPATEGSLTAEVLVLHGAEDPQVPPAEVKGFEEEMRKAKADWELVSYGGAVHSFTILEANTPGKVQYNAKVARRAYLAMNDFLAEVFGGK, encoded by the coding sequence ATGAAACGAGTCCTGGGAATGCTGGCGGGACTGCTGGCGCTGACGGCGGCGGCCAAGCCCGTGCGGAAGCCGGTGGTGTATGAGCTGGAGGGAACGAAGTTCGAGGGCGTGCTCGTCTACGACGACTCCGTGAAGACTCCCCGTCCGGGGCTGGTGCTGGTTCCCAACTGGCTGGGCGTCAACGAGCCCAACGTGAAGCAGGCCGTCACCGTGGCGGGCAAACAATACATCGTCCTCGTCACCGACCTGTACGGCCAGGCCGTTCGCCCCAAGAACCCCGACGAGGCGGGCAAGGTCTCCGGCGTGTTGAAGCGCGATCGCCACCTCATGCGCGCGCGTGCGAACAAGGCCCTGGACGTGCTGCGCGCGGAGGGCAAGGCGGTGGGGCTCGATGCGAAGAAGCTGGGCGCCGTCGGCTTCTGCCTGGGCGGTACCGCGGTGCTGGAGATGGCGCGCAGCGGCGCCCCTGTCGCCGGCGTGGTGTCCTTCCATGGCGGCCTGGACGCGCCCCTTCCCGCCACCGAGGGCTCCCTCACCGCCGAGGTGCTCGTGCTGCACGGGGCCGAGGATCCCCAGGTCCCCCCCGCCGAGGTGAAGGGCTTCGAGGAGGAGATGCGCAAGGCCAAGGCCGACTGGGAGCTGGTGTCCTACGGCGGCGCGGTGCACAGCTTCACCATTCTCGAGGCCAACACCCCGGGAAAGGTCCAGTACAACGCCAAGGTGGCCCGGCGCGCCTATCTCGCGATGAACGACTTCCTCGCCGAGGTCTTCGGCGGGAAGTAG
- a CDS encoding DUF427 domain-containing protein: MVRAMWNGQVLAESATYEVVEGNVYFPREAVKREVLQDSGTHTTCPWKGVASYFDVVVDGKVNKDAAWYYPEPKDAARNIRGHVAFWKGVQVERQAPGQG; the protein is encoded by the coding sequence ATGGTCAGGGCGATGTGGAACGGACAGGTGCTCGCCGAGAGTGCCACGTACGAGGTGGTGGAGGGGAACGTGTACTTCCCCAGGGAGGCGGTGAAACGCGAGGTGCTCCAGGACAGTGGCACGCACACCACCTGCCCATGGAAGGGGGTGGCGAGCTACTTCGACGTGGTGGTGGATGGCAAGGTGAACAAGGACGCGGCCTGGTACTACCCGGAGCCGAAGGACGCGGCCCGCAACATCCGGGGACATGTGGCTTTCTGGAAGGGTGTGCAGGTGGAGCGCCAAGCCCCTGGGCAAGGATGA
- a CDS encoding rhamnogalacturonan lyase: protein MRGKLFGGLAVMLLASGAQAATDSSTGGSSLAANGKYVEKLGRGVVAVPAARGMLVSWRLLGTDPSGIGFNVYRGSTKLNGNVLTGGTNYTDTVGTTSSTYTVKPVINGAEQPGSNATVLANPYLQIALHKPAGGTTPDGVAYTYEANDGSVADLDGDGEYEIVLKWQPTNAKDNSQSGYTGDTYIDAYKLNGKRLWRIHPGKNIRAGAHYTSMVVYDLDGDGKAEVMIKTADGTIDGKGTVIGSSSADYRNSSGYVLSGPEYLTVFNGATGAAMATTNYLPARGTVSKWGDSYGNRVDRFLAGVAYLDGTRPSAVFARGYYTRAVLVAWDWRDGKLTQRWLHDSPTSGSGAYGEGAHWFSVADVNDDGKDDIIYGAATINSDGSLRYRTGLGHGDALHVGVLNPNRGGKQIFMVHEDPAKYGSNRGMEIHDAATGAILWGYGSGADVGRGMCADIDPADPGEECWSTAGSVLMSAGGVQISSSKRPSSVNMAVWWDGDLSRELLDGVKIDKWVPSSLSLTRLITASDHGAASNNGTKSNPVIAADILGDWREEVVLRNSDSTALLLFTTPIETSYRIPTLMHDPQYRAQVAGQNMGYNQPAHPSFFLGNGMGSVTLPAIRTP, encoded by the coding sequence ATGCGTGGCAAACTGTTTGGCGGTCTGGCCGTCATGCTTCTGGCTTCCGGGGCCCAGGCGGCCACGGACTCATCTACTGGCGGTTCCAGCCTCGCGGCCAACGGCAAATACGTCGAGAAACTCGGCCGCGGCGTGGTCGCCGTCCCGGCGGCCCGAGGCATGCTGGTGAGCTGGCGTCTGCTCGGCACCGATCCCTCGGGCATCGGTTTCAACGTCTACCGCGGTAGCACCAAACTCAACGGTAATGTGCTCACCGGCGGCACCAACTACACCGACACGGTGGGCACCACCAGCTCGACCTATACCGTCAAGCCGGTCATCAACGGTGCCGAGCAGCCCGGCAGCAACGCCACGGTGCTGGCCAACCCCTACCTTCAGATCGCTCTCCATAAGCCCGCCGGCGGCACCACACCCGACGGTGTGGCCTACACCTACGAAGCCAATGACGGCTCGGTGGCCGATCTCGACGGCGATGGCGAATACGAGATCGTGCTCAAGTGGCAGCCGACCAATGCCAAGGACAACTCCCAGTCTGGCTACACCGGCGACACCTACATCGACGCCTACAAGCTCAATGGCAAACGCCTGTGGCGCATCCATCCGGGCAAGAACATTCGCGCCGGCGCACACTACACCTCGATGGTCGTGTATGACCTCGACGGAGACGGCAAGGCCGAGGTGATGATCAAGACCGCCGACGGCACCATCGACGGCAAGGGCACGGTGATCGGCTCCAGCTCGGCCGACTACCGCAACAGCTCAGGCTATGTCCTCTCCGGCCCGGAATACCTGACCGTCTTCAACGGTGCCACCGGTGCCGCCATGGCCACCACCAACTACCTGCCCGCGCGCGGCACCGTGTCCAAATGGGGCGACAGCTACGGCAACCGCGTGGACCGCTTCCTCGCCGGCGTGGCCTACCTCGACGGCACCCGGCCCTCCGCCGTGTTCGCTCGCGGCTACTACACCCGCGCGGTGCTCGTGGCCTGGGACTGGCGTGACGGCAAGCTGACCCAGCGCTGGCTCCACGACAGCCCGACCTCTGGTTCGGGCGCCTACGGCGAAGGCGCGCACTGGTTCAGCGTTGCCGACGTGAACGACGACGGCAAGGACGACATCATCTACGGCGCCGCCACCATCAACAGCGACGGGAGCCTGCGCTACCGCACCGGCCTTGGCCACGGCGATGCGCTGCATGTCGGCGTTCTCAACCCGAACCGCGGCGGCAAGCAGATCTTCATGGTGCACGAGGATCCGGCGAAGTACGGCAGCAACCGCGGCATGGAAATTCATGATGCCGCCACCGGCGCCATCCTGTGGGGCTACGGCTCGGGCGCGGACGTCGGCCGCGGCATGTGCGCGGACATCGACCCGGCCGATCCGGGTGAGGAGTGCTGGAGCACCGCCGGGTCGGTGCTGATGAGCGCCGGGGGCGTGCAGATCTCCTCGAGCAAGCGCCCGAGCAGCGTGAACATGGCCGTGTGGTGGGATGGCGACCTCTCGCGCGAGCTGCTCGATGGCGTGAAGATCGACAAATGGGTGCCCAGCTCCCTGAGCCTGACCCGCCTGATCACCGCTTCGGATCATGGCGCCGCGTCCAACAACGGCACCAAGTCCAACCCGGTGATCGCCGCCGACATCCTCGGTGACTGGCGCGAAGAGGTCGTGCTGCGCAACAGCGACAGTACCGCCCTGCTGCTCTTCACCACCCCGATCGAAACCAGTTACCGCATCCCGACGCTGATGCACGATCCGCAGTACCGTGCGCAGGTCGCCGGTCAGAACATGGGTTACAACCAGCCTGCCCATCCGAGCTTCTTCCTCGGCAACGGCATGGGCAGCGTGACCCTGCCAGCGATCCGCACGCCCTGA
- a CDS encoding Mpo1-like protein, translating to MAACLPVARMLPVWSVVAIAVFGWMVQMAGHTVWEKKSPSFLTNLVHALVGPLFFVAVLFGDYVLKPEPRDATPVRA from the coding sequence ATGGCCGCGTGCCTCCCCGTGGCTCGCATGCTGCCGGTGTGGAGCGTGGTGGCCATCGCGGTGTTCGGCTGGATGGTGCAGATGGCCGGGCACACCGTCTGGGAGAAGAAGTCTCCCTCGTTCCTCACCAACCTCGTGCACGCGCTGGTGGGCCCGCTGTTCTTCGTCGCGGTGCTCTTCGGAGACTACGTGCTGAAGCCCGAGCCGCGGGACGCGACGCCGGTGCGCGCCTGA
- the eutB gene encoding ethanolamine ammonia-lyase subunit EutB, whose protein sequence is MPIALLERQEEQQPPVPPSGVYVPSVKAGESIFGYLARTRGGFDLPRYRQLIGAANAYKEGDEAAGLAAADATSRANARLLLRNTRIGELRAHPLFVDGLFTLIEQGVDPARAASLEDWKMGDLVDFLLEQPEEAIKSCMTGLSSDLIACVVKLLSNEALIAVSRKIFNPLPGSKVGARGYLGARIQPNSPTDHPDDIRWQVFNGWAFAVGDVLLGTNPVSSEVESVRTVENVLRDTLETFGLADVLPHCVLSHIDIQAEVEKREPGATALWFQSLGGTEGANQTFDVTLSKMLAHAAKRTGRYGLYFETGQGADGTNGHGEGFDMVVHESRKYGFARVLAQYVAQARRGAGKPTAPWVHLNDVAGFIGPEVFRTREQLVRCGLEDIVMGKLHGLTIGLDVCSTLHMEVNLDDLDWCLEQLMPANPAYLMALPTKNDPMLSYLTTAFQDHVRMREQFGYKVDDRMWAFFQRLGVIDESGRPTEHFGDPTWVYLQYRKRKGDVRSNEDILAEGRARMVEVRARGVWLAEGHGASTWELNPALEREIRTLYEDAKKSLFAELPGTFTDTLPGAVAVATRSEDRVDYILHPLSGEQLSRSSLASLRALRDAQAGQYDVQLVISDGLNAWALTDEGHLAPYLERVRTELTAAGYKVAPQPIVVKWGRVRAGYHIGEVLYGSLPDKHSHRAILHIIGERPGSGHHAYSVYITAPTVGTWAQEGLVDHDITRVVSGIADTALFPSTAAVATVNILEQLAPL, encoded by the coding sequence ATGCCGATCGCGCTCCTGGAGCGTCAGGAGGAGCAGCAGCCGCCCGTTCCCCCGTCGGGCGTATACGTCCCCTCGGTGAAGGCGGGGGAGAGCATTTTCGGCTACCTCGCGCGCACCCGGGGTGGCTTCGACTTGCCCCGCTACCGGCAGCTCATCGGCGCGGCCAACGCGTACAAGGAGGGCGATGAGGCCGCGGGACTGGCCGCCGCGGATGCCACCTCGCGCGCCAACGCGCGCCTCCTGCTGCGCAACACCCGCATCGGCGAGCTGCGCGCCCACCCACTCTTCGTGGATGGCCTCTTCACGCTCATCGAGCAGGGCGTGGACCCCGCGAGGGCCGCCTCCCTCGAGGACTGGAAGATGGGTGACCTCGTGGACTTCCTCCTCGAGCAGCCGGAGGAGGCCATCAAGTCCTGCATGACCGGGCTGAGCAGCGACCTCATCGCCTGCGTGGTGAAGCTGCTGAGCAACGAGGCGCTCATCGCCGTCAGCCGCAAGATCTTCAACCCGCTGCCGGGCAGCAAGGTGGGCGCCAGGGGTTACCTGGGCGCGCGCATCCAACCCAACTCGCCCACGGACCACCCGGACGACATCCGCTGGCAGGTGTTCAACGGCTGGGCCTTCGCCGTGGGGGACGTGCTGCTGGGCACCAACCCCGTCTCCAGCGAGGTGGAGTCCGTGCGCACGGTGGAGAACGTGCTGCGTGACACCCTGGAGACGTTCGGCCTCGCGGACGTGCTGCCCCACTGCGTGCTGTCCCACATCGACATCCAGGCCGAGGTGGAGAAGCGGGAGCCTGGCGCCACGGCCCTGTGGTTCCAGAGCCTTGGCGGCACCGAGGGTGCCAATCAGACGTTCGACGTCACCCTTTCCAAGATGTTGGCGCACGCGGCGAAGCGCACCGGCAGGTACGGCCTGTACTTCGAGACGGGCCAGGGCGCCGATGGCACCAACGGCCACGGCGAGGGCTTCGACATGGTGGTGCACGAGTCGCGCAAGTATGGCTTCGCGCGCGTGCTCGCGCAGTACGTGGCCCAGGCGCGGCGCGGGGCTGGCAAACCCACCGCGCCCTGGGTGCACCTCAACGACGTCGCCGGCTTCATCGGCCCCGAGGTGTTCCGCACCCGCGAGCAGCTCGTGCGCTGCGGCCTCGAGGACATCGTCATGGGCAAGCTGCATGGCCTGACGATTGGCCTCGACGTCTGCTCCACCCTGCACATGGAGGTCAACCTGGATGACCTCGACTGGTGCCTGGAGCAGCTCATGCCGGCCAACCCGGCCTACCTCATGGCGCTGCCCACCAAGAACGACCCGATGCTCAGCTACCTGACCACGGCGTTCCAGGACCACGTCCGCATGCGTGAGCAGTTCGGCTACAAGGTGGATGACCGGATGTGGGCCTTCTTCCAGCGGCTCGGCGTCATCGACGAGAGCGGCAGGCCCACCGAGCACTTCGGCGACCCCACCTGGGTGTACCTCCAGTACCGGAAGCGCAAGGGCGACGTGCGCTCGAACGAGGACATCCTCGCGGAGGGCCGGGCACGGATGGTGGAGGTACGCGCGCGGGGCGTATGGCTCGCCGAGGGCCACGGGGCCAGCACGTGGGAGCTCAACCCCGCACTGGAGCGCGAAATCCGCACCCTCTACGAGGACGCGAAGAAGAGCCTCTTCGCCGAGTTGCCTGGAACCTTCACCGACACCCTGCCCGGCGCGGTGGCGGTGGCCACCCGCTCCGAGGATCGCGTGGACTACATCCTCCACCCGCTTTCGGGAGAGCAGCTCTCCAGGTCCTCACTGGCCTCGCTGCGGGCGCTACGGGACGCCCAGGCGGGCCAGTACGACGTGCAACTCGTCATCTCGGACGGGCTCAACGCCTGGGCGCTCACGGACGAGGGACACCTCGCGCCCTACCTGGAGCGGGTGCGCACGGAGCTGACGGCCGCGGGTTACAAGGTGGCGCCCCAGCCCATCGTGGTGAAGTGGGGACGGGTGCGCGCCGGCTACCACATTGGCGAGGTACTGTACGGCTCGCTGCCGGACAAGCATTCGCACCGGGCCATCCTGCACATCATCGGAGAACGGCCCGGTTCGGGGCACCATGCCTACTCCGTCTACATCACCGCGCCCACTGTGGGCACCTGGGCTCAGGAGGGCCTGGTGGACCACGACATCACCCGCGTGGTGTCCGGCATCGCGGACACGGCGCTCTTTCCTTCCACCGCCGCGGTGGCCACGGTGAACATCCTCGAGCAACTCGCGCCTCTGTGA